A genomic window from Megalobrama amblycephala isolate DHTTF-2021 linkage group LG2, ASM1881202v1, whole genome shotgun sequence includes:
- the rasgef1bb gene encoding ras-GEF domain-containing family member 1B-B — MPQTTPYSSKFNPSTYSHRQPVEENYGGLHYRDNKLVAGSLEALIQLLVPTVDYYPDRSYIFTFLLSSRLFLHPFELMSRVCYLCVDHHRVGDPQTDKKRIREIAPKIVQLLTEWTETFPYDFRDERMMRSLKEMTHRLAFGDELSRRAMQRLIQRLLRKLTTLGQYEESLATSSAAAAATAMDRPVALKSKQQLVRRDECVLNLCDDPFIFAQQLTHIEMERLSFIGPEEFVRAFAQKRPSDNHKSFFSKRKASNLEAYVEWFNRLSYLIATEICMPVKKKHRARVLEFFIDVAQECFNIGNFNSLMAIITGMNMNPVSRLKKTWNKVNTDKFDILVHQMDPSSNFYSYRTALRGATQRSSTAHTSQEMIVIPFFSLFIKDIHFLNEGCVNRLPNGHINFEKFWELAKQVSEFLSWRQVICPFERDRKTLQYLISAPVFNEDELQLASYESEGPENNLERDTRRSLRSSLSRM, encoded by the exons ATGCCACAGACAACTCCATATTCAAGCAAATTCAACCCTAGTACTTACAGTCACCGGCAACCTGTGGAAGAGAACTATGGGGGTTTGCACTATCGTGATAATAAGCTTGTGGCTGGGTCTCTTGAAGCCCTGATACAGCTTTTGGTCCCTACTGTGGACTATTACCCTGAC AGGTCATACATTTTTACCTTCCTACTAAGCTCCCGTCTCTTCCTGCATCCGTTTGAGCTCATGTCTCGTGTTTGTTACCTTTGTGTGGACCATCACAGGGTTGGCGACCCACAGACCGATAAG AAAAGAATACGGGAAATAGCACCGAAAATCGTGCAGCTGCTCACAGAATGGACGGAGACCTTTCCGTACGACTTCAGGGATGAGCGTATGATGCGCAGCCTCAAAGAGATGACCCACCGGCTTGCCTTCGGAGATGAG CTCTCACGGAGGGCCATGCAGAGACTCATTCAGCGCCTCTTACGCAAGCTGACCACCCTCGGACAGTACGAAGAGTCGCTGGCGACATCCAGCGCCGCTGCTGCCGCCACCGCCATGGACCGACCGGTCGCCCTGAAGTCCAAACAGCAGTTAGTACGCAGAGACGAGTGCGTTTTGAACCTATGCGATGACCCTTTCATTTTCGCCCAACAGCTGACACACATCGAGATG GAGAGACTCAGCTTTATTGGCCCTGAAGAATTCGTTCGAGCGTTTGCTCAGAAAAGGCCCTCAGACAACCATAAG AGTTTCTTCAGCAAAAGAAAAGCAAGTAACCTGGAGGCCTATGTTGAATGGTTCAACAGACTGAGCTACCTGATAGCCACAGAAATTTGCATG CCGGTGAAGAAGAAACACCGGGCAAGAGTGCTGGAGTTCTTCATAGATGTGGCACAGGAATGCTTCAACATCGGCAACTTCAACTCATTAATGGCCATTATTA CTGGGATGAACATGAACCCTGTATCCAGACTGAAGAAAACCTGGAATAAAGTCAACACGGACAAGTTTGACATCCTGGTG CACCAAATGGACCCATCTAGCAACTTCTACAGCTACCGCACTGCCCTGCGTGGAGCAACTCAGAGGTCTAGTACAGCACACACAAGCCAAGaaatg ATTGTTATTCCTTTCTTCAGCTTGTTCATAAAGGATATCCACTTCCTTAATGAAGGCTGTGTCAATAGATTACCTAATGGCCACATCAATTTTGAG AAATTTTGGGAGTTGGCCAAGCAAGTGAGTGAGTTTCTGTCCTGGAGGCAGGTGATCTGCCCTTTTGAGAGGGACAGGAAAACACTGCAGTATCTCATCAGCGCACCAGTATTCAATGAAGATG AGCTCCAGCTAGCTTCGTATGAGAGTGAAGGTCCTGAAAACAACCTGGAGAGGGACACTCGCCGTTCGCTCAG GTCATCCCTTAGTAGAATGTGA
- the si:dkeyp-41f9.4 gene encoding uncharacterized protein si:dkeyp-41f9.4, with the protein MNLSDLKDMFFCIVQIDPSAPSEYLQMIQSARNAEEQNLEAYMNKGHLCFRAIKDIPENTELLAWYGRDIAKLVGLSTEQKNTKGFICSECKQSFLFEFPLLAHQRFFCIKKPICFSKKLTIPEIHSLSSKPTTDFHNLARELENCRKNRPADAKSTKRRHSLESDTDESDGEPSSFDTHGDEKVSVKRFCVNAVNRPSWSSASKKSFSKGQNSQCSSLQSHDNCTTDPDKQDLKPITVATKPAFTTRGSYDVPDDKDRKSAFTQPPRITPHIPLMSASLTNDNTPNWSAFLPSFLPLNFQSSALLYKDLPKQLSLLPSTNLWPKTSRLQKLHTTPLQSLLPPSPSSLGLPMQNWCAKCNISFHMTSDLVQHMRSHHKKAVSDEQQRHRDEKLKCPICNEAFRERHHLSRHMTSHI; encoded by the exons atgaaTTTATCAGATCTTAAGGACATGTTCTTTTGCATTGTTCAGATTGACCCATCAGCACCCAGCGAATATCTGCAGATGATTCAGTCGGCTAGGAACGCAGAGGAACAAAATCTAGAGGCATATATGAATAAAGGACATCTATGTTTCAGAGCCATAAAGGATATTCCTGAAAACACTGAGCTTTTAGCTTGGTATGGGAGAGATATAGCCAAACTGGTTGGTCTCAGCACCGAGCAAAAGAACACAAAAG GTTTCATTTGCTCTGAATGCAAACAAAGTTTTCTCTTTGAATTCCCTTTACTGGCACACCAGAGATTTTTCTGCATAAAAAAGCCTATATGTTTTTCGAAGAAACTTACCATCCCAGAAATTCATTCACTCAGTAGCAAACCAACCACAGACTTCCATAATTTGGCACGagagctggagaattgcaggaAAAATCGACCCGCAGATGCAAAGAGCactaaaagaagacattctctTGAATCAGACACAGATGAGAGTGATGGCGAACCATCATCTTTTGACACCCACGGAGATGAAAAGGTATCTGTGAAAAGGTTTTGTGTTAATGCCGTGAATAGACCCTCCTGGTCGTCTGCCAGCAAAAAATCTTTCAGCAAGGGCCAAAATTCTCAGTGCAGCTCACTACAAAGCCATGATAACTGCACGACAGACCCCGACAAGCAGGATTTGAAACCTATTACAGTAGCGACCAAGCCTGCGTTCACCACTAGAGGGTCGTATGATGTTCCAGATGACAAGGACAGGAAGAGCGCGTTCACACAACCTCCACGCATCACGCCCCATATCCCACTGATGTCAGCCAGTCTTACCAATGACAACACCCCTAACTGGTCAGCTTTCCTCCCCAGCTTTCTACCACTCAACTTCCAGAGCTCTGCTTTGCTATACAAGGACCTTCCCAAACAGTTGTCTCTTCTTCCCAGCACAAACCTTTGGCCCAAGACCTCCCGGCTGCAGAAACTGCACACTACACCTTTGCAGTCGCTACTGCCTCCCTCTCCATCTTCTCTTGGTCTACCTATGCAGAACTGGTGCGctaaatgtaatatttctttCCATATGACATCAGACCTGGTGCAACACATGAGGTCCCACCACAAGAAGGCGGTGTCAGATGAGCAGCAGAGGCACAGGGACGAGAAGCTGAAGTGTCCCATATGTAACGAAGCGTTCAGAGAGCGTCATCACCTGTCACGTCACATGACCTCTCATATCTAA